A single region of the Zonotrichia albicollis isolate bZonAlb1 chromosome 16, bZonAlb1.hap1, whole genome shotgun sequence genome encodes:
- the NSMCE1 gene encoding non-structural maintenance of chromosomes element 1 homolog isoform X1, whose protein sequence is MAAQMTNAHRRFLQVLMSNGITEGSEARKLHQHCCETDKVYYAHDKLDDFISTINTNLQPLFMQIRKGISEDNGRAHYAVVNLAETEVTKMASDYTEIELELFRKTMDLIILSENGFASSTDILNLADQLKTKKMKKKEAEQVLKVFVEDKWLSEKNGEYTLHTRCIIEMEQYILSNYQDVARKCNICHSLAIQSQVCESCGIGMHLPCVRKYFRGQTEPRCPGCNEFWSCDTPVFFTGVDRMGS, encoded by the exons ATGGCAGCTCAGATGACCAATGCTCATCGACGGTTCTTGCAGGTTCTGATGTCTAATGGGATAACAGAAGGATCAGAGGCCAGAAAATTacaccagcactgctgtgaaaCTGATAAAG TTTACTATGCACACGATAAACTGGACGATTTCATCAGCACTATTAATACCAACCTGCAGCCTTTGTTTATGCAGATCCGGAAAGGAATATCGGAAGACAATGGGAGAGCACATTATGCTGTA gtgAATTTGGCGGAAACTGAAGTAACTAAAATGGCATCTGACTATACAGAAATTGAATTGGAATTGTTCAGAAAAACA ATGGACCTAATAATTTTATCAGAAAATGGCTTTGCCTCATCTACAGACATTTTAAATTTGGCTGACCAACTtaagacaaaaaaaatgaagaaaaaggaagcagAACAAGTGCTGAAAGTTTTTGTGGAGGATAAGTGGCTCTCTGAG AAAAATGGAGAATATACTCTGCATACTCGTTGCATAATTGAGATGGAACAGTACATTCTCAGCAACTACCAGGATGTGGCAAGGAAATGTAACATCTGTCACAGCCTCGCCATCCAG AGCCAAGTATGTGAATCCTGTGGAATTGGAATGCACTTACCTTGTGTCAGAAAGTACTTCAGAGGCCAGACTGAACCCCGCTGTCCCGGGTGTAATGAATTCTGGTCTTGTGACACCCCAG TTTTCTTTACAGGTGTGGATCGGATGGGCTCCTAG
- the NSMCE1 gene encoding non-structural maintenance of chromosomes element 1 homolog isoform X3, producing the protein MAAQMTNAHRRFLQVLMSNGITEGSEARKLHQHCCETDKVYYAHDKLDDFISTINTNLQPLFMQIRKGISEDNGRAHYAVVNLAETEVTKMASDYTEIELELFRKTMDLIILSENGFASSTDILNLADQLKTKKMKKKEAEQVLKVFVEDKWLSEKNGEYTLHTRCIIEMEQYILSNYQDVARKCNICHSLAIQKKTSFYQLPALTVECVHHPYCGSHSLEQSVAYLLLFVTTFS; encoded by the exons ATGGCAGCTCAGATGACCAATGCTCATCGACGGTTCTTGCAGGTTCTGATGTCTAATGGGATAACAGAAGGATCAGAGGCCAGAAAATTacaccagcactgctgtgaaaCTGATAAAG TTTACTATGCACACGATAAACTGGACGATTTCATCAGCACTATTAATACCAACCTGCAGCCTTTGTTTATGCAGATCCGGAAAGGAATATCGGAAGACAATGGGAGAGCACATTATGCTGTA gtgAATTTGGCGGAAACTGAAGTAACTAAAATGGCATCTGACTATACAGAAATTGAATTGGAATTGTTCAGAAAAACA ATGGACCTAATAATTTTATCAGAAAATGGCTTTGCCTCATCTACAGACATTTTAAATTTGGCTGACCAACTtaagacaaaaaaaatgaagaaaaaggaagcagAACAAGTGCTGAAAGTTTTTGTGGAGGATAAGTGGCTCTCTGAG AAAAATGGAGAATATACTCTGCATACTCGTTGCATAATTGAGATGGAACAGTACATTCTCAGCAACTACCAGGATGTGGCAAGGAAATGTAACATCTGTCACAGCCTCGCCATCCAG AAAAAGACCTCCTTTTACCAGTTACCTGCTTTGACTGTTGAGTGTGTCCACCACCCATATTGTGGGAGCCATTCTTTGGAACAAAGTGTTGCATATCTGCTGCTCTTTGTAACAACTTTCTCTTAA
- the IL4R gene encoding interleukin-4 receptor subunit alpha, whose amino-acid sequence MARLPSAAPYILWILFFSYTANKVLIAGHIQEFACFTDYDKELVCHWKVPAQTNCSKEFVLYYSEETSLSNKCVPVNEKDSLRCTCTIYPEYFAVSLTYILALQFNGTDSWNYNVTPALVVKPRAPKNLAIEKAENGNFNLSWEESYSHPSFLSGEPVIYEVKYWRKQHPTEASVKAINYQAKSFEITASSLKRGYDYVASLRCNYVEYPAYWSEWSEEVEFRNDYQVKAEDILQMAVPTSCILIMAGSIICYFCFTKVKKEWWDQIPNPAKSQSVVKNVKFSVLCYFDEIKFPFQDLKHSHMEQQISCKSCLAESLSSQNFKGKDNIRNVEKSCSCYSKSEEWLPKDSSAVLIPDTIPVEECIEICVCLTDSETESQEETGNQITMFEPCESSIGAFREHPEHNELLANMFDALLADENNMEDNKGPNIPTAERKTIKNTGSENPSQQNPKESVDQSLQPCDISHTAPLFTKASQDGYNCSTASKESELSEESFESGYRSSSINSASLDARDLQQMVHQSRFLCHSESELGSCVLTQESTNKSLFGTETDRKNSPADKSFDTLVSASMGLCGSAYKSCDTLLSPSLEPCGSAYRSFNMLVSACKEPSSSAYKSFSALMSQSMANSSLTLGFESVPSLPPLRQLSEMPECSCRDQRPQPASNQMCYNNYRSPSTELDFPNTCSEHTDFLSFSTHVNEGASAFLSEEEMHKQVIYQNVQRKADIISCPIAPQPSGYQPFGSAGKCNGLYWDSDNEVIPTSLYESFINMCNNLNEAPPDTAIYESDTRIKDDVCLTVQGSDCTTVPGLASSENDTQISDGSPWINSTNELYGDSNDENTSRDKQLLHLLEMKCQDLNSGERATKTTKWKSFNPTGKVMQESGDNRLNY is encoded by the exons ATGGCAAGACTCCCAAGTGCTGCACCGTATATCCTGTGGATCCTTTTCTTTTCATATACAGCAAATAAAG TTTTGATTGCAGGACACATACAAGAATTTGCATGCTTCACTGACTATGACAAAGAGCTGGTTTGTCACTGGAAGGTGCCTGCACAAACCAATTGCTCCAAAGAATTCGTGCTCTACTACAGTGAGGAAACTTCTTTGTC AAACAAGTGTGTTCCTGTGAATGAAAAAGACAGTTTAAGGTGCACTTGTACAATATATCCAGAATATTTTGCAGTAAGCCTCACATATATTCTAGCCCTACAATTCAATGGCACTGATTCGTGGAATTACAATGTTACACCAGCCCTTGTTG TTAAGCCGAGAGCCCCCAAAAATCTTGCCATTGAAAAAGCTGAAAATGGTAATTTCAATTTGAGCTGGGAGGAGAGCTACTCTCATCCATCCTTTCTCTCTGGAGAGCCAGTCATCTATGAAGTGAAATACTGGAGGAAGCAGCACCCGACAGAG GCTTCTGTAAAAGCAATTAACTACCAGGCAAAAAGTTTTGAGATTACTGCAAGCTCCTTGAAGAGGGGCTATGATTATGTTGCAAGTCTCAGGTGTAACTACGTGGAATACCCAGCCTACTGGAGTGAATGGAGTGAAGAAGTTGAATTTCGCAATG ATTACCAGGTGAAGGCTGAAGACATTCTGCAGATGGCTGTGCCCACATCCTGCATACTGATCATGGCAGGATCCATAATTTGTTACTTCTGTTTCACCAA AGTGAAGAAAGAATGGTGGGatcaaatcccaaatccagcaaAGAGCCAATCAGTTGTAAAAAATGTCAAG TTTTCAGTTTTGTGCTACTTTGATGAAATTAAGTTCCCGTTCCAGGACTTAAAGCACAGTCACATGGAACAACAAAT AAGTTGCAAGAGCTGTCTGGCTGAAAGTTTGTCAAGCCAAAACTTCAAGGGAAAAGATAACATCAGAAATGTTGAGAAATCTTGCAGTTGCTACAGCAAGTCTGAAGAGTGGTTGCCAAAAGACAGCAGTGCAGTTTTAATCCCTGATACAATACCAGTTGAAGAGTGTATAGAAATCTGTGTATGTTTAACAGACAGTGAAACTGAGAGCCAAGAAGAAACTGGCAACCAGATCACCATGTTTGAGCCTTGtgagagcagcattggtgcttTCAGAGAGCACCCTGAACACAATGAGTTACTAGCTAACATGTTTGATGCACTCCTGGCAGATGAAAATAACATGGAAGACAATAAAGGCCCAAACATCCCCACAGCTGAGAGGAAAACCATAAAGAACACTGGGTCTGAAAATCCATCACAGCAAAATCCAAAAGAAAGTGTAGACCAGAGTCTGCAACCGTGTGATATTTCTCATACAGCTCCTCTTTTCACCAAAGCCTCTCAAGATGGCTACAATTGTAGTACAGCCAGCAAAGAGTCAGAACTATCAGAAGAATCCTTTGAATCTGGGTATCGGAGCTCCAGCATAAATTCTGCTTCTCTGGATGCAAGAGATCTTCAACAAATGGTTCATCAAAGCCGTTTTCTATGTCATTCTGAAAGTGAGCTTGGCTCTTGTGTCCTGACCCAGGAGTCTACAAATAAATCATTATTTGGAACtgaaacagacagaaaaaacagccctgcagacaaGAGTTTTGATACCCTTGTGTCTGCATCCATGGGGTTGTGTGGTTCTGCCTACAAGAGCTGTGACACCCTTttgtctccatccctggaaccctgtggctctgcctaCAGGAGCTTTAATATGCTTGTGTCTGCATGCAAGGAACCAAGCAGCTCTGCATACAAGAGCTTCAGCGCCCTCATGTCTCAGTCGATGGCTAACAGTAGCCTGACTCTGGGCTTTGAAAGTGTGCCTTCCTTACCACCTTTGAGACAATTGTCAGAGATGCCCGAATGCAGCTGCAGAGACCAAAGGCCTCAGCCTGCTAGCAATCAGATGTGTTACAACAACTACAGATCTCCCAGCACTGAGCTTGATTTTCCAAACACCTGTTCAGAACATACtgattttctgtctttctccACACATGTAAATGAAGGTGCTTCAGCTTTTCTTTCAGAGGAAGAAATGCATAAGCAAGTAATATATCAAAATGTTCAAAGGAAAGCTGATATAATTTCTTGCCCCATTGCACCTCAGCCATCTGGCTATCAACCTTTTGGTAGTGCAGGTAAATGTAATGGTCTATACTGGGACAGTGACAATGAGGTTATACCTACATCACTATATGAATCCTTCATTAATATGTGCAACAACCTGAATGAAGCACCACCAGATACTGCAATCTATGAATCTGACACAAGGATAAAGGATGATGTGTGTTTGACTGTTCAGGGTTCTGACTGCACCACTGTCCCAGGTTTAGCATCTAGTGAGAATGACACGCAGATTAGTGATGGTAGCCCTTGGATCAACAGCACTAATGAGCTGTATGGTGATAGCAACGATGAAAATACCAGCAGAGATAAACAGCTGTTGCATTTGTTAGAGATGAAATGTCAAGATTTAAACAGCGGTGAAAGAGCTACAAAGACAACAAAATGGAAAAGCTTTAACCCTACTGGGAAAGTAATGCAAGAGAGTGGTGATAACAGACTAAATTACTGA
- the NSMCE1 gene encoding non-structural maintenance of chromosomes element 1 homolog isoform X2, whose protein sequence is MAAQMTNAHRRFLQVLMSNGITEGSEARKLHQHCCETDKVYYAHDKLDDFISTINTNLQPLFMQIRKGISEDNGRAHYAVVNLAETEVTKMASDYTEIELELFRKTMDLIILSENGFASSTDILNLADQLKTKKMKKKEAEQVLKVFVEDKWLSEKNGEYTLHTRCIIEMEQYILSNYQDVARKCNICHSLAIQSQVCESCGIGMHLPCVRKYFRGQTEPRCPGCNEFWSCDTPGVDRMGS, encoded by the exons ATGGCAGCTCAGATGACCAATGCTCATCGACGGTTCTTGCAGGTTCTGATGTCTAATGGGATAACAGAAGGATCAGAGGCCAGAAAATTacaccagcactgctgtgaaaCTGATAAAG TTTACTATGCACACGATAAACTGGACGATTTCATCAGCACTATTAATACCAACCTGCAGCCTTTGTTTATGCAGATCCGGAAAGGAATATCGGAAGACAATGGGAGAGCACATTATGCTGTA gtgAATTTGGCGGAAACTGAAGTAACTAAAATGGCATCTGACTATACAGAAATTGAATTGGAATTGTTCAGAAAAACA ATGGACCTAATAATTTTATCAGAAAATGGCTTTGCCTCATCTACAGACATTTTAAATTTGGCTGACCAACTtaagacaaaaaaaatgaagaaaaaggaagcagAACAAGTGCTGAAAGTTTTTGTGGAGGATAAGTGGCTCTCTGAG AAAAATGGAGAATATACTCTGCATACTCGTTGCATAATTGAGATGGAACAGTACATTCTCAGCAACTACCAGGATGTGGCAAGGAAATGTAACATCTGTCACAGCCTCGCCATCCAG AGCCAAGTATGTGAATCCTGTGGAATTGGAATGCACTTACCTTGTGTCAGAAAGTACTTCAGAGGCCAGACTGAACCCCGCTGTCCCGGGTGTAATGAATTCTGGTCTTGTGACACCCCAG GTGTGGATCGGATGGGCTCCTAG